In Pseudomonas lutea, the genomic stretch CGCCCACGTCGTACTGGGCGCACGTCGGACTGATCGACTGGACACACTGGCCAACGAGATCCAGGCCGACGGCGGGTCGGCCAGCGCGTGCGCACTGGACGTCACCGATCTGCAGTCCATGCGGGCGTTCGTCGCATTGGCCACCAGGCAGCACGGCAAGGTCGACGTGATCATCAATAACGCGGGCGTAATGCCCCTGTCTCCTTTGGCGTCGTTGAAGGTAGATGAGTGGAACCAGATGCTCGACGTCAATGTTCGCGGCGTACTGCACGGGATTGCCGCTGTCTTGCCCGGCATGCAGGCGCAAGGTTTCGGGCAGGTTATCAATATTTCCTCGATCGGCGGCCTCGCGGTGTCACCAACCGCTGCGGTGTATTGCGCGACCAAGTTTGCCGTCAGGGCGATCTCCGATGGTCTGCGCCAGGAGACGGACAAGATCCGCGTCACCGTGGTCTGTCCCGGCGTCGTCGAATCCGAGCTGGCCGATACGATCTCCGACGACGTCGCGCGCGAAGAAATGAAAGCATTCCGGCGCGTGGCGATGAGCGCGGACGCCATCGCACGGGCGCTCGCCTATGCCATTGAACAGCCCGATGACGTGGACGTGAGCGAGATTGTGGTTCGGCCGACGGCAAGTCCTTACTAATCGGTCGGAAGGGAAGCGGGCGGTGGTTCGCTAGGAGTCTTTTATATTTCGCTGTGCGATGCACTGGCAGGGTGACAGCGGGCCCGTCGACCACGATGGGCTCGGCTCAAAGTGCCAGGAGCAGCCGCTCCAGCTGGCTGCGCTCCCACGTGCTCAGCAGTTCGACGGGATGGGTGCCGTATCGCTGGAGGGAGTCGAAGCGATAGGCCTGGCCGTCGGGGCTTACGCAACTGTGGCAGTAATCAAGCGTGTTGCCCTGGATGTAAAACGTAATCATCCAGCCATCGCTCTCGACCGTCATCGGCCCGCAATAGCTATGAGCCCGAGCCTGTTCGCCCGAACGGCGCATGGGGCGGACACCCAAGGCGATGTCTTTCAAGACTTGTAAGGTTTCACGCGCGGTAAGGGGCGGTGAAGACATCACATCGGCTTGACCGACACCACTTCAACGTACTTGAACTTCTTTCTCGCCAGTTTGGTGGCTTCCTGCTCTGCAAGCAGGGTGCTGAGGGTGTCGGCTTCGTGCAGAAATTCCTGGGTTTCGCCTTCGAAAACATTGCCAACCCTCAGGGTGACTCGCAGCCTGGGCGTGAAGGCTTTAGCGACCTTCTTTTTGGCGACAGGCTTGGCCGGCGGCTCGATGATCACTTCCGGATCAGGTTCTTTCGTGACTGCGGGTGCAGGGGCGGGTTCGGGTGCGGCGGGAGGAGAGACCTCAGCGTCGCCGAAGAGCGCGCGTCGCATCTCTTCTTCTGTGAGTTCTGTGTTCATGGACTTTCTCTTGATCAAGGTGGCAGTGTTCCGAATTCTACCAGCATCGATGGCGGTGACTGTACCTTGGCCAGGCCAACGGAGCAGGGGGCGGGAAGACGCGCGGCAGGCGTATACGCGCTGGCGTCATTAAGGCTTCAGGATTCAGATTCAACAAGGGGCCATTCCGCGATCATTCGGTATTGGCCTTTATGGGACTCGTAAAGAGCAAACCGGTCAGCCCTAAGAAAAAACTCGGGTGGGCTGCCTGCCTCCGGAACCTGAGACAGGTAATCCCGGGACAGGGTCAGGTGAGGGCGGAATTCCTGCTGTTCCGGGTTATGCACGAAGGGCAGCATCGCCTGTTCCAGGGCGTAAGCGAACCGCATGAGCTCTGCAGGCGCATCGTCTGGCATGAGCACTAGCACCTTCGATTTGCGCCAGACCTCTAGGCGATCAAGGGCCAGGGTAATTCGTCTTCCAGGGGTTTTGACGTTGGACGCAACGGTGCAGATGTCTGCGATTCGCGCTGTGTTCACGGCCCCCAGAAACAGCAGCGTCAGGTGAAAATTGGCCGTTGGAACGGGTCGACCAGTCCGCAGCCCGAGTGATGAGCGCCACTGGGAAATGGTCTTCCTCAGCGCAGAGGGGCAGCCAAGGGCGAAAAACAGTCGCGATTGAGGTTCGTTGTTCATGGGCATATCGGCGTCTTCCTGTTCACCCGATGTGGGCTTGCGCATGGGCCGGGTAAACGCAGTCGCCCCACGCCTGGCCTTGGTGTCCAACGGCGTTCCAGAGATTCATCGCAAGGGCTCAACAGGCGATGGATGGACTATAACCTGCCAGGCGCAACCTGGCGCTGACCCCGGGCGGTATTCAGTGAGTGCTCGATTTGGACACCGTTCTCAAGCGCAGTGCAGCGTGTATTCCACGAAACCGCGACGATCCGTCCTGTTTTTGCTGCTACAAGGCACGGCATCGAATACCCTTGCATCCAGGCAATTTACCTACAGGCAGTGAATACAACGATGGGTTTTGAACAGTTAGCTGAACTACGCGACCGCTTGCGGGCCGAAAAGGCGCCCGCACAGGCCGAGAGCGCACCACGTCCCAAGCGAAAACCGCAGGCCGATCCGAAGCCTCGCGAGAAGGATCCGGCGGTGGATGCGATCTGGTCGTTACAGAAGCATTTTCCGTTGGCCTTCCCGGTCAACCCGGCTCCCAAGGTCCCATTGAAAGAAGGCATCCTCAAGGACGCCGAGCAACATCTGTCGTTGCTCGGACTCACTCTCGAACAGCTCAAGCTGGGCATCTCGACCTGGTGTCGGGGCACGCGATACTGGGCAAGCATGGTAGAAAATGCCCCACGCCTGGACCTGAACGGTCAACCGGCCGGCGTCGTCACTGCGGCTCAGGCACGGTATGCAAAGCAACAGGCCTCACTGCGACGGACCCAGGACCGCAAAAATCGGGCGAGTCAGAAACAACGTGTTGAACCAAACGTTGCGGATGACACCGTTCAGCAGCCTGACGCCTGAGCTAAGCCGGGGGTTGGGTCGGCACCGGCATTCAGCGCGCGGGCGCTGGATGGTTGAACCAAGGGCGGCCAGGCCGCACGCCTGACTGCCACTTAACGTTGTCACCTGCGCCGTGCTTGAAGCGTCACAGCGGCGCCCATGCTAAAGCTGGGGAGAGCCGAAAGACGGCAACGTTCGAGACAGCGATGACTTATAGAATTGTCGCAGCTAACAAAAAGTGGGCGATCTCGCTTAGGTCATATTTGGCAGCAAGTGTCAGTGAATTCGGGCGAGATGGAATTCGGTCGCAATCGATATTTGCGCCGGGCATCAAGAGGAAGATGAAGCGCTGCGCAAGGCATATTGAACGCCTTACCTGAACGCCTCGATGAATTTCAAGGGTATTGCCGTGCGTTATGATCTGACCAGTTTGGATATTTTCATCACCGTTGCTGAAGAGCGAAACCTAACGCGAGTGGGCCGTATGAAGCACTTAGCGGTTTCTGCAATCAGCAAGCGGGTGTCAGAGCTTGAAAGTCAGATCGGCGCACCGCTTCTGGTGCGTAACGCGCGAGGCGTGGAGCTAACCCCGGCGGGGCAATCACTGCTGTTTTATGCACGCCAGGTTAGACAGACGCTCACGCAACTTGACCACGAACTTGGCGACTACGCGAGCGGTATCAAAGGCCATTTGCGCATACACGCCATCACCTCGGCGCTCTCGCAATTCCTCCCTCAGGACATTGCCGATTTCGTTTCGCTGTATCCCCAAATCAAATTCGACATTGAAGAGCGTGTCGGCTCTGCCGTCATTCGGGCCGTAGCAGACGGTCGTGCAGATCTAGGGATTATCGCCAGTCAGACACCTGCACAAGGTTTAGAGGCAATACCTTATCGCAATGATGAATTGACGTTGGTAGTACCCACCGGTCATGCGCTGGCGGGCCGCAAGTCCGTGCGGTTCGAAGAGGTTCTCAAGCATGAGTTCGTGGGCCCCCACCTTGAAAGTTCGATGCACACCTTGCTAACCGCCGAGGCCGAGAAACTGGACATGGCGCTCAAACTTAGAATCAGGATCAGCAGCTTCGATTGCATGTGCAGGATGGTCTCTGCAGGGCTGGGCGTGGCCGTCTTGCCGCGCAGTGTGATCAATCAATATCTGCGCAGCCACAAGCTCAAAGCCGTGACGCTGGAAGAGCCCTGGGCTCGAAGGGCGCTCCAGTTGGTAGTCAAAAGATATGACACCGCGTCGTCCACCCTCAAAACGCTCATAGATAATTTGAAGCTCGCAGACGCCTGACCAAGCGTTCTCCTTTGGAGAACGCAGCTGTGGCGATTCATCAATTTTCAGTGGTGCTCAGTAGTCCTAGTATCGGCTCATCAGCGGTATGGATCGGCCAGCAACCGAATCCCGCGACCCTTATAAAAAGCCTGAGCGATACGAGAATGACCGAGACTGCCTACGATCTCCTCAATCACCTGGTGATCGACGACGAGCCATTTGCTTATGTCGACCTGGGCAAGATGCTTTCCTCAGCGCAACTATCGAAACTGCCTTATTCGATCCGAATCCTGCTGGAGAACGTAGCCCGTTGCTCTCCTCAAGCATTGCCATCCGTCCTGGCACGCGCCACTGGCCAAGGCCCCGACTGTGAAGTGCCGTTTCAGCCTAATCGCTTGATGTTCCATGACACCACCTGTCTGCCGGCACTGGCTGATTTTGCGGGCATGCGAGACGTTGTGGCTGAGCTGGGCGGCGATCCGGAAGCCATGAACCCTCTAATCCCCGCTGTGCTGACCATCGATCACTCCGTAATCGTGGAGCATTACGCAGAAGAGGATGCAGTTGAGCGAAACCTTGACATCGATTTTCGACGCAATGGAGAGCGGTATCGCTTCATCAAGTGGGCTCAAAAAAGCCTGACCAACTTCGGCGTCATTCCCCCAGGTACCGGCATCATTCACCAGATGAACATGGAAGCCCTGGCGCAGGTGGTGTGGGAGAGCACAACTGAAGACGGTCAGCGCTTGTTGCATCCAGACGACATGGTCGCGACGGACAGTCACACCCCAATGATCAACGCCATTGGGGTTCTGGGTTGGGGTGTTGGTGGCCTGGAGGGTCAGGCAGCCATGGTTGGCGAACCCGTGCCGATCAGCTTTCCGAAGGTCGTCGGTATCCGAGTCACCAATGCGCTGCGCCCTGGAGTTACCGCCACTGACCTATCGCTGCACGTGGCAGAGATTCTGCGTAAGCGCTCGGTCGTCGGCAAGTTCGTTGAGTTCACCGGCCCCGGTGTATCCGCTCTGAGCTGGGCTGCACGCGGCACTGTTGCCAACATGGCACCCGAATACGGCGCGACGGTGGTGTTCTTTCCGTTCGACAACGAAACGCTTTCCTACCTGAAACTCAGCGGCCGCTCGCCAAAGCTGTGCCGCAAGGTGATCAGCTACATGAGTGCTCAGCCGCTCTGGCGCCGCGATGAACTGATCGAACCCGAATTCGATGAGTTGATCAATCTGGACCTGGCTGACATCGAGCCGAGTGTTGCGGGCCCACACCAGCCGCATCAGCGTCAAAAGCTTTCGAACGCTGCCGCCTCATTCCATCAAGAAGTAATGGGCGAAGGAAAGTTGATTACAGCACCTGCGCAACGGAGCTTTTTCGAGCCGTCGTTTGGCGAGTCGATTACCCATGGCGCCGTGGTGATGTCCGCCATTACCAGCTGCACGAACACCGCGAACCCCGCCCAGATGATCCAGGCCGGCTTGCTGGCCCGAAAGGCGCGCAAGCTCGGTGTACAGCGCAAGCCTTGGGTCAAAACCTCCTTGTCGCCGGGTTCTCGAGTAGTCGCTGACTACCTGAAAGAGGCAAATCTGCTGGAAGACTTTTCAGCACTGGGATTCGATCTGGCGGGTTTTGGCTGCATGACCTGTATCGGTAACTCGGGCTCGCTCGAAGAGCACGTCGACACATTCGCAGACCAGGGCTTGAAGGGCGTTGTGGTGCTGTCGGGTAACCGCAATTTCGAAGGGCGGGTGAACCCGAAGATTCCAGCAGGTTATCTGGCTTCACCGGCTTTGTGCGTGGCTTATGCCATCGCGGGCACCATTGATATCGACCTTCAATCCGATGCGTTCGCCACTGATCGTGATGGCAATCCCGTGTTCCTGCGCGATCTGATGCCTTCGGACACAGAGATTGCAGAGCAAGCCGCCAAAGCAGTAAAGCCTGAATTCTTCCAGCAGCGTCTGGCCAAGGTTTGGGAGGGTACTCATCACTGGCAAGCCTTGTCGGCTGAGGGGAGCGTGCAATTCCCCTGGAGCCCCGATTCGACGTACTTGCGCCGGCCTCAATACCTGGCTGACATCGCTCGTGAGCCCAAAACAAGCCTGGCAATCAGCGGCGCTCGTACGCTGACGGTGCTGGGTGACAACGTCACGACTGACCACATTTCGCCAGCTTATTCGATTCCGGCAGACAGTCTGGCCGGCCAGTGGTTGCTAGAACGCGGTGAAGATCCGGCTGACCTGAATCAGTACTCCACCCGGCGCAGTAACCATGAAGTCATGGTGCGCGGAGCCTTCACCAACAAGTCGGTGAAAAATCTGCAGCTAGGTGATAACCAGCCAGGGCTGGGCGTGTGGGCCTGGAACGCCGATCACAGTGCCTGCCTGCCTCTGTACGAAGCAGCCAAAAGTTATGCGGCCCAGCAGACACCAATGGTCGTTTTTGCGGGAATCAATTACGGCGCAGGCTCCAGTCGTGACTGGGCGGCGAAAGCTCAGGCGTTACTGGGAGTGAAGGCGGTGGTGGCGCAGAGCATCGAGCGTATCCACCGTAGCAACCTGATTGGCATGGGTGTCATTCCGCTGCAGTTCAAAAACGGGCAGTCGGCAGCCGAGCTTGATCTTCAGGGTGATGAGCGCCTTGACTTCATTGGTCTGGATGACTTGGTTGTCGGTGACAACCAAGTGAGTCTGGTTATCCATCGCGGCAATGGTGACCAGCAGCAGGTCGATCTCGGTGTCCGTTTGGACTCGCTGCAAGAGATTCGTTACCTGATGCACGGGGGCGTTCTCCCGTTCGTCATACGCAAAGTAGTGGCGCGAACGACGCACTGATCTGATCCCGGCTTCGCCAGGGGCCGGACAACATGCGATTAACAATAAAAAGGACGCATCTATGTACGGCGATGATAAAGACGCAGGCACCCGCTTGCCTGCTTCAAATGGCGCAACCCGCCGCACTGTACTCAAACAGATGGGCGCTGTAGCGGGTATTTCTGCTCTGGGATCTCTGTTGCCCGCCGGTCTTGCTCAGGCCGCTAACCTTCTGAACAACAATACTGACTCAGGGAGAAATACCCACATGTACGCCTATGTCGGGTCGCGCACTACACGTGAGCGTAATGCACGCGGTGAGGGGATCACTGTTTACAAGGTCGATCAGGATGCCGGTACATTGGCTCTGGTGCAGGTCGTCAAGGATCTGGTTAACCCCTCATTCCTTGCGCTCAACACGGCTGGAGATCGACTTTATACGGTACATGGTGACCTGACCGAAGTGAGTGCGTTCAGCGTTGATAAGGCTACAGGCAAGCTGACGTTCATAAATCGTCAAAGCTGTGATGGCAAAAACCCGGTTCACTTGGCACTCGACCCTACGCAGCGCTTCCTAGTGGTGTCGAATCATATCGGTGGATCGCTCGCAGTTTTGAACGTTGGCGAAGACGGGTCTCTCGGAAGCCTCAATCAATTGCTCAAACTGGAAGGGCCGGTGGGCCCACACCGCGTTGAGCAACCCTTCTCAAAGCCGCACTTCAACCCGTTCGATCCTTCGGGCCAGTTTGTGCTGGTACCCGATAAGGGCCTGGATAGAGTGTTCAGCTTCAAGTTTGACAACGGCAAGCTGTATCCCGCCGATCAACCGTTCGTGGTCAGTCGCGAGGGCTCCGGGCCGCGTCACCTGGCTTTTCATCCAAAAACGTCATTTGCGTATGTGGTCAATGAACTTGACTCAAGCTTGACCGCGTACCGCTTCAATAGCCAAAGCGGCGCGCTTTCGCCGATCCAGATAGTGCCGTCATTGCCATCGACGTTCACTGGCAACAGCCGTGCTTCGGAGATCGAGATCGACCGCAGTGGCCGCTTCCTCTACGCCTCGAACCGGGGGTATGACAGCGTGGCAGTGTTCGCCATCGATCAGAGCAGCGGCATGCTGACCCCGGTGGAATTCATGCCCACCGATGGCAAGACGCCGCGCTTTTTCACCCTCACACCCAACGAGCGCTTTCTGTTCGCGCTCAATGAAGACAGCGACACGATTATTTCAATGGCAACGGACGCCAGGACCGGTGCGTTGAGTAAGACCGGGTTCACGGTTTCTACCGGAAGCCCGGTCTGCATGATTTTCTCGGCCTGACCCGTCGACTCTTACAATAATGAATGGAGCAGGCCTTGGCCTGTTCCGATGAGGCCGCCATGAACAACAATAAGCCAGATGAAGCCGCCATCGTTCGCAAGGTTACCCTGCGCATCATCCCGTTCGTTTTCCTGCTCTACATCGTGTCCTATCTCGACCGCGCCAATATCGGCTATGCGGCATTGCAAATGAATAAAGAACTCGCGTTGTCCAGTGAGGCTTTCGGTTTCGTGTCCGGCATTTTCTTCATCGGCTATTTCCTGTTTGAAGTGCCCAGTAACGTGATGCTGAACAAGTTCGGTGCGCGTGTCTGGATTGCTCGGATCCTTGTGACCTGGGGCATCATTGCGGCACTGACAGCCTTCGCGCAGACGGCCAATCAGCTATACATCCTGCGCTTCTTTCTGGGCGTTGCCGAAGCCGGGTTTTTTCCAGGCATCATCGTGTATCTGACTTTCTGGTTTCGCTCCAAAGAGTTGGCCACCACGGTTGCACTGTTCACTGCTGCTATCCCGGTGAGCTACATAATCGGCGCGCCGATGAGCACCTGGATCATGGATAACATCAGCTGGCTGAATTGGAGCGGCTGGCGCTGGATGCTTTTTCTGGAAGGCATTCCTGCCGTCTTTCTGGGCGTTGCCTGCTACTTCTTTCTCACCGACAAACCTGAACAGGCCAAGTGGCTCAAGCCTGATGAAAAAGCCTGGCTGATCGAAGAGCTTGAGCGTGATCGTCAAAGTCGCAAGAACGTGAAGCGCCTTAGTGTGTTTAAGACGATGACCAACCCCAAAGTGTTGTATCTGAGCTTCATCTACTTCGTTTATCAATGCGGAAGCCTGGGTATCGGTTACTGGATGCCGCAGATCATCAAAAGCTTTTCGGAGTCTTTGACACACACCCAGATTGGCCTGATCGCCATGCTGCCTTACATCGTTGCAACTGCAGCCATGGTGGCGTGGTCGCGTAGCTCCGATAAACGCAACGAGCGCAAGCTGCACTCGGCTATCCCGCTGCTCATCGCGGCGTTCGGTATGGTAGGTGCCGGCATGCTGCAAAACCCCTACCTGGCGACGGTGATGATCTGTGTCGCGTTGTCCGGGCTTTACAGCTTCAAATCACCGTTCTGGGCACTGCCGACGCTTTTCCTCGACCGTACCACCGCTGCGGTCTCCATTGCCGTTATCAATTCCATCGGCAACCTGGGCGGCTTCGCTGGGCCATCGTTGATCGGGATGGTCAAAGGCAATAGCCAAAGTGCAGCCACCGGCCTGTTGTTTCTAAGTGCCTTGCTGGTGGTCGGATTTCTCATGACCATCCTGATGCGTGTGAGCAATAAAGATGAACCGCACATTGGCAACCCAGTGACACGCGAGGCTCACTAAGCCGAACAGCACTGGCACCACCCATATCGGTGATGCCAGTCCCGGATATCGTAGGCAGCGCAAACCGTGCTCCCACAGCCCACAGAACTACGAAACTAAATCGCTCCTTGGTTACACTTTCCGTGCTTTG encodes the following:
- a CDS encoding SDR family oxidoreductase; this encodes MSNIQNKVVLITGASSGIGEAAARLIAAKGAHVVLGARRTDRLDTLANEIQADGGSASACALDVTDLQSMRAFVALATRQHGKVDVIINNAGVMPLSPLASLKVDEWNQMLDVNVRGVLHGIAAVLPGMQAQGFGQVINISSIGGLAVSPTAAVYCATKFAVRAISDGLRQETDKIRVTVVCPGVVESELADTISDDVAREEMKAFRRVAMSADAIARALAYAIEQPDDVDVSEIVVRPTASPY
- a CDS encoding DUF7693 family protein, coding for MSSPPLTARETLQVLKDIALGVRPMRRSGEQARAHSYCGPMTVESDGWMITFYIQGNTLDYCHSCVSPDGQAYRFDSLQRYGTHPVELLSTWERSQLERLLLAL
- the thpR gene encoding RNA 2',3'-cyclic phosphodiesterase is translated as MPMNNEPQSRLFFALGCPSALRKTISQWRSSLGLRTGRPVPTANFHLTLLFLGAVNTARIADICTVASNVKTPGRRITLALDRLEVWRKSKVLVLMPDDAPAELMRFAYALEQAMLPFVHNPEQQEFRPHLTLSRDYLSQVPEAGSPPEFFLRADRFALYESHKGQYRMIAEWPLVESES
- a CDS encoding ProQ/FinO family protein, whose product is MGFEQLAELRDRLRAEKAPAQAESAPRPKRKPQADPKPREKDPAVDAIWSLQKHFPLAFPVNPAPKVPLKEGILKDAEQHLSLLGLTLEQLKLGISTWCRGTRYWASMVENAPRLDLNGQPAGVVTAAQARYAKQQASLRRTQDRKNRASQKQRVEPNVADDTVQQPDA
- a CDS encoding LysR family transcriptional regulator; this encodes MNFKGIAVRYDLTSLDIFITVAEERNLTRVGRMKHLAVSAISKRVSELESQIGAPLLVRNARGVELTPAGQSLLFYARQVRQTLTQLDHELGDYASGIKGHLRIHAITSALSQFLPQDIADFVSLYPQIKFDIEERVGSAVIRAVADGRADLGIIASQTPAQGLEAIPYRNDELTLVVPTGHALAGRKSVRFEEVLKHEFVGPHLESSMHTLLTAEAEKLDMALKLRIRISSFDCMCRMVSAGLGVAVLPRSVINQYLRSHKLKAVTLEEPWARRALQLVVKRYDTASSTLKTLIDNLKLADA
- the acnA gene encoding aconitate hydratase AcnA, producing MTETAYDLLNHLVIDDEPFAYVDLGKMLSSAQLSKLPYSIRILLENVARCSPQALPSVLARATGQGPDCEVPFQPNRLMFHDTTCLPALADFAGMRDVVAELGGDPEAMNPLIPAVLTIDHSVIVEHYAEEDAVERNLDIDFRRNGERYRFIKWAQKSLTNFGVIPPGTGIIHQMNMEALAQVVWESTTEDGQRLLHPDDMVATDSHTPMINAIGVLGWGVGGLEGQAAMVGEPVPISFPKVVGIRVTNALRPGVTATDLSLHVAEILRKRSVVGKFVEFTGPGVSALSWAARGTVANMAPEYGATVVFFPFDNETLSYLKLSGRSPKLCRKVISYMSAQPLWRRDELIEPEFDELINLDLADIEPSVAGPHQPHQRQKLSNAAASFHQEVMGEGKLITAPAQRSFFEPSFGESITHGAVVMSAITSCTNTANPAQMIQAGLLARKARKLGVQRKPWVKTSLSPGSRVVADYLKEANLLEDFSALGFDLAGFGCMTCIGNSGSLEEHVDTFADQGLKGVVVLSGNRNFEGRVNPKIPAGYLASPALCVAYAIAGTIDIDLQSDAFATDRDGNPVFLRDLMPSDTEIAEQAAKAVKPEFFQQRLAKVWEGTHHWQALSAEGSVQFPWSPDSTYLRRPQYLADIAREPKTSLAISGARTLTVLGDNVTTDHISPAYSIPADSLAGQWLLERGEDPADLNQYSTRRSNHEVMVRGAFTNKSVKNLQLGDNQPGLGVWAWNADHSACLPLYEAAKSYAAQQTPMVVFAGINYGAGSSRDWAAKAQALLGVKAVVAQSIERIHRSNLIGMGVIPLQFKNGQSAAELDLQGDERLDFIGLDDLVVGDNQVSLVIHRGNGDQQQVDLGVRLDSLQEIRYLMHGGVLPFVIRKVVARTTH
- a CDS encoding lactonase family protein, with the translated sequence MYAYVGSRTTRERNARGEGITVYKVDQDAGTLALVQVVKDLVNPSFLALNTAGDRLYTVHGDLTEVSAFSVDKATGKLTFINRQSCDGKNPVHLALDPTQRFLVVSNHIGGSLAVLNVGEDGSLGSLNQLLKLEGPVGPHRVEQPFSKPHFNPFDPSGQFVLVPDKGLDRVFSFKFDNGKLYPADQPFVVSREGSGPRHLAFHPKTSFAYVVNELDSSLTAYRFNSQSGALSPIQIVPSLPSTFTGNSRASEIEIDRSGRFLYASNRGYDSVAVFAIDQSSGMLTPVEFMPTDGKTPRFFTLTPNERFLFALNEDSDTIISMATDARTGALSKTGFTVSTGSPVCMIFSA
- a CDS encoding MFS transporter, translating into MNNNKPDEAAIVRKVTLRIIPFVFLLYIVSYLDRANIGYAALQMNKELALSSEAFGFVSGIFFIGYFLFEVPSNVMLNKFGARVWIARILVTWGIIAALTAFAQTANQLYILRFFLGVAEAGFFPGIIVYLTFWFRSKELATTVALFTAAIPVSYIIGAPMSTWIMDNISWLNWSGWRWMLFLEGIPAVFLGVACYFFLTDKPEQAKWLKPDEKAWLIEELERDRQSRKNVKRLSVFKTMTNPKVLYLSFIYFVYQCGSLGIGYWMPQIIKSFSESLTHTQIGLIAMLPYIVATAAMVAWSRSSDKRNERKLHSAIPLLIAAFGMVGAGMLQNPYLATVMICVALSGLYSFKSPFWALPTLFLDRTTAAVSIAVINSIGNLGGFAGPSLIGMVKGNSQSAATGLLFLSALLVVGFLMTILMRVSNKDEPHIGNPVTREAH